The sequence ATCTTTGACCGACAATCTTTAAGAAAATATGTATTCACTATTTGGGAAAACATATTTTATTCCATCAGTTAGCTACTATTCAATGCATTACAGGTTAATTGTACCTTAGGCTCAAGTGCCACTTATGACACTTCTTCCTATTGTACGTCTTCATAGCTTGCTCATTCGGCACCTCAATACCCCATAACATCTGGATCAACAATACACAATAAAATCGTAGTTAAACGCCCAGGGAAAAAATTTATTAGAAAGAACGTAAATAttttgaatttcaagagttcaacCCGTCATATCAGGTAAGGTGAATATGTGGCGAGGAATTGAAGTTAAATTTGCTTCCAAATTCTTCAGCTCTGTATTTCATTATAGTCAAAATGGACCGATTAAACACGGCTTTGTTCAGAGTTCCATGTGAGCTAGTATGACTTGTTCGGCAAGTGGCGCACGATGATTTGTGTTATagtgttgcaggccaagtcagtgttcAGCCACAACAGCGCAATGCAAAGCCATAATAGCGTAATGCAAAGCCATCATGGCGCTATACTGTATAGACCGTCAAGCACTAAGATAGTGGCATCCCAGGTTCAATCCCAAAATGTAAGTCTGATAATCAAACAAACACTTGATTCAATTTGAGAAACCTAAATCGTCATCATCAGTACCTTCTCTTGAAGATTTAGGGAAAAAGCTACGGATTCAATCGTTAGCCAATTTGTTTGAAGATTTCATCGTCAATAGCGATTTCAAAGATAAGTTTACTATATTCTTATCGTTTAATTTGATCGGAACTGtcacttcatttttttttgaaatgaattttagaAAACAAAACTCtgatttcaaaaacctaattactTCCATTTATGTTTGATTTTCTTATCGGTTCATGATCTGTAATCATCTCATTTTAATCTTTAATTTGAGATAAAAATCTCGACATACGAAATTTCCTAGAGATCATCTTTATAAACGAAACCTAGCTTTAAATTTTGTTTTGCTTCATTGTAATTCATTTGTTTTAACTGTAGTTTATGTAATTGTTGATTCCATTTCTTAAGTGTATTTTTTCCCCTTGTACCAGAAATATGGATCCAGTTTAGTTGAGTATCACTTCTCCGTAGTTTGTTTCCGTCATTGTAGCCTAATATTTATGATGGTGTACTTTTTAATCATTGTTTAACCATGGAATGATCTAATAATTATAGAACGTCAATTTTCTTATATTGTGATAAGACTTGGTTGTAGGAAATTAATCAATTGAAATTCATTACTAACATACCTCACTAATGGACATCTATATCTTACTAATtaaaattttgttgttgttataatTTAGTACGGGTCATTCGATTCTAGTTAATGCATACATAGGAGGAAGAGGATAAGTATATTGGCGTTGCTCCAGATACAGTACAGGAAAGTATATATGGTAAATTTTTCATTTTCCTGCTCCAAACCTCTATTCTTGTGTTTGCCTAATATTTCTGTAAAGATATAATTAAGCATGTTTGTGAAAAATTCAATTTGTCGTTATTTATTATATCATTCCACACATACAGAACCGGTATAAAGGATTAGATTAGGTGGATTATGCATCCAATTATTTAGTTTCTGTCTCGTTGCAGCATGCTTACAAAAAAATTAGGAAAGCACTACCCCATTATACATTTACATGACTTAGAAAGATATCTTACCACCAATGCATCCCACCTGAGATCACGAAACGAAAGCGTAGATTCTGTAGTTGACAGTGCTGTCTTATCACTTACAAAATGAACATAAAGTCTCCCGTTAAGGTCAACGGTCCTGCCAGGCCGATGCTCTATATTATCTTGCTTCATAGTTTTGTCATATACTATCAACGATGATTATCCAAAATTCCAGCAAACTTTTCACTTCTATACACAATACTTTATAAATAGTATGTCATATACTATATGCTATATATGCTTTATATTAATGATTATTCTAACAATTACTAATAAAAACAGTATGTCACTTGAAAGTAGTTGAACAATTTGAAAAACACTTGAGATAGTTTTTGTGTTCGTTTAATAGGCTAGACTCTTGTTAATATAACTTTGTTGTATATAAGATGTTGTATTTGCATGTTGCAGGTCTGTGGAAATTGTTTATCCACATTTAGTTTTGCATAGAATCCATATTCTTATAGTTGATAGTAAGGTTTGCTAACTTTAGATTAGGCTTATCTAGGCTATCTGCCAACTTGTATATTTTCATTGGGGGAGGGACAACCGGTGTAGACTTGTTGGTGAGCTTGCACTTTCTAAAAATATAGGCGTATTTTCTTGTACACTATTTGTATGCCGTGCACTGTTTTTATTGTGCTTGTTATACGAggtgtatatgcttgtacaccAGTTATATGCAATGCACTATATCTTATTTACTTTGTGGTTTTTATCCAAGGATCGCATTCGGTTCCAATGAAAAGCATTACATGGAAACTAGGATGTATAAACTAGTGCACATGTGAAAAAATGACTCCATAAACTTATAATTGACTTGGGTGTACAAACTGGGGCAAACTTATTCTTGAAGGGATGATTTCAAAAATTAAAGTGTCAATATATCTCTTTTTTTATGACAGACTACGACAAGATAAAGTCTGCATCTTCAATGCTTAATCGTTGGATGAGGGCCAACTGGTAAGCTTGATGTTCATTATGGGAGGCCAACCAGTGTAGACTTGTTGGTAAGCTGGCAGTTTCTAAATACaggtgtattttcttgtacactCTGTTGTTAACTGTACTTGGATATAAAATGTCATTTTATATCCCAAAGGATAGGAAAAGGTTGTGAGGGTATCTATCCTCCCTTGGAGATAAAAAATCATTACATTTCCATTTAGTCAAGCTCTTGGGAAGCTAGATATTGGTCATTCTAATGAACCATTCCATCTTGTTCTTATAGTTTGAGCTATTTTTTTACATCCACCAGGTACCAAATTAGACTCTGTTATATTGGTGGTACGTGTATGTGGCTGATGCTCACACTTAAATTATTTTTGAGTAAGTCCAAATTCAATCTCCAATTATTCAAAAAGGTAATTATCATACACATATTGTTGTTGATTTCGGATTTTCGTTTGTTTATTTGGAAGTATTGATTTTTACCAGTTTTTGTGTCTTGTGGATGAAGAATGGACTTTACATCTTGTTTTGAAGCTACACTGTAGGACTTAGATAAAAGTACAAGTAGGACAAAATGATATAGTGCATGTAAGTTTCATTTTGGAATTTTTCCCCGTCTCTTTTATagtttcattaatattttagtagCAACATTTTACGTTATGAAATTTAGATTGTGAATGAATGATCATGTAATAGGTAACCATGTACTAGTAATATAATGTTCGGAGAAGAagcatttgaaaatttgaatgctAGATGTTAATTTAGGAGGTATAAGACTAATGAGTTGTTAGGACACAACAAGGTGTACTTGATAGTACACTTTTTCATGGTGATGACTTAAGAGAGGAAATGACTTGTTCATTCATATAGGATGTGCAAACTATTATACACCACAATTTCACTTGGTGATGAATGGAGAGAGCAAATTATAATCTTCATTATGGATTATGAATGCTAGATTTCGTTAGGTTTTTATAGATGTGTACATTTTTGTACACTAGTATGCTCGGTGATGAATGGATCCCTAGgtttataggtgtgtacatagttgtacaccattgtgatAACTCAATAATATATGGCATGTTTTGCGGGGTGGATGTTATATTCTTGTAGATATGTACATAGGTGTACACCATTCTCAtgcgtacatagttgtacaccattttgGATATGGAGTTGAGTTAATTAGTTAGTCTACGAAAACCTGAGAAATATCACGTGTACCCTATTTGGCAGCAGTAAACCTTGTATGAAGTTGACTGTGTATTCCTGGTTTCCGACCGTATGGatttcctttcttcttcgttttttccttttttttcttcacgTTCTTGTTGTTTTATGCTTATTACTTCTActtttgacttttttttcccTTCAGATTATGCTCTGGAAGGAAGTGAAGGAACACCATTACAGGTATATTAAATGTTTCCTACTGTCTAATAAGAAGATACATCAATTTTTAACTCTACTTAAGGATCCTTGTTGGTCATTACAAAAAATAGAATTACTTTTTGGTGCATTAATGTAATTCTCAGGAAAAAGTAGGTTTGTTGGGTTTATAATGAGTGATCGATTTCATGCATtttttttgtaggtgtgtacaaaGTAGTGCATGCGAAAAAATGACTCCATAAGCTTACGTAAATTTTGTGTATAATTACTTTTTTGTGCACATTAGATAGGATAAAGAAAATTGTTTTTTTATAAATGAAAATTGttgtcatatgggtactcttttttgCAGGTCTCAGAAAGAGCGTTAGTGGTGCTTAGGTGGACGATTTTAGTTGTATGTGCTGTGCAAACTGGTGTACCTTGTGGTCTTTGtcttgtttttggattttttgtagatatgtacatgtttgtacaccacTGTAAACtaagattaaaaaaaagagaattgtatagtcatatgggtactctttttatagctttcggaaagagctttccgaatatataaaatttgcgaattttggacaaatggttcaaaagataaattatttttatattatttaaaatgacTGACATCATTATAAAtcattttggactaaactgtaaatatttggactaaattgtaaagtgaaaactacagggagacccattctacaGATTTTCTACACCGTGAAACCCACGGGCGGAAAAGTTCACGCGCGCACCTAATTTTCGAgagaaaatttctcccaaacccacaatttataaaatttggtttcttcgtatcttatcttcttcttcttcacgggaatttcttcttcaattatttttcttttcttcctcccaactgtgacttatgatcaataatattgatagacaatataatcacatgaagattggaaacaatagatgaatgaaattgaaaattagggtttgaggtgaTGAGATGAATCGAGATCTTGCTGCTTGTTATTTCCGAAAGATGTatgaatggttttttttttatgattgagAAGATGGATCTGAGATGTGTTCTAAGATGGAGATAGGGTTTTGTAATTGTTTCAATCAAGTAGAACAGGAAGAAAAGTTAATTAGAGATTTAGAAAATACAGGGAATAATAATAACGCTTATTTGAGCTTGGATGATGAACaacgacgaagaagaagatgatgatgatgctgttatgagtgcataacatgtcatgcagtcaaaaaatggatgcataacacacTATccgacatctttgttattttgtgtgaaattgaaaattgatgcataatgcatcatgcagtctagaaaatggatgcataatgcattatgcatcgagaaaattgttgcataatcttttatgcatcgagaaaatagatgcataacctgatatgcatccttaaatatggctgcataaccaattatgcatcaattttttttatgtacggactaaaatcaaccaaaacaatggctacataacttgttatagatgcataactttgttatgcattcGAGAAAATGATTGCATAATTAGTTATGcttctgcataatgtgttatgcatctgttttggaggctgcataataaACATGTAGTCAGTTTTAGAAACTtttccctaaaacgatgatcacctccgactttttcgtgaaaaacaaaaatttgatattgttgtttatactcgttgtgtatctctcttaaaaagatttccaacgatataaaatttgtaaaattccaaggcgcggatttttagatatgttatatccaagttgtgttgccaattatacccctgaaaaattaggctgcataacgagttatacctgaaaaaatagtatgcataacgagttatgtattgattcttaataatttcggataattttgggtgtcacggtatctaaaattaattgtgggtctgacaataagaatattattttttttgggcctgtgCCTAGTTTTCTCAATTGTAAATCATCAAGGTTATATGTAggactgtcaatgggtacccattacccggaaccggaaccggatccgatcaaatagggtccggttccgggtcctaaaattGGACCCAATAACAAGTTAAGACCCGGCGGGTagttacccgattggacccgaatcttaACGGGTCCAAACAGGTAATACCcgatgggtacccgcgggtaatgGATACCCggttattcaattttttttattcctctttttagtaaaattacaagtattttgctaTTTTTGGCTTTgatattgttttcacttttcataATTGGGTACCCGACCAAAATTAGTATGATGCCCTGATAATAGAGTATCCGTTAATAAATCTACACTGAATCATCATTTTTCGCCTCACAAACTTCCCGTGTTACTACGACATCGTATTTTTCTCTATTTCTTAGGGTTCGTTTTTCAATCCTATTAGTTTCATTCCGAAGAGATAGGAGATGTTGCTGCTTAAGCCTCATTAAATCAATTAACTAATGTGTGATACTTCAACTGTGGATGTTGTAATGCTAGTACTAAAAGCAGTACTGTTGTTATGTCGTTAGTAATTTGGTGATACAACATTCCAAAAAAAACTCACCCTTTTGTAGTATTACGTACCAAATCTAATGTAGCAACTATCACCTAGTTAATTAATAAGTTCTCTGTATCTAAGACTCTAAGCTCTACTTTCAAATGAGCATGATTTGTTAAAGCACTGGAAACCCATACTATTGCATTGATGCATATTTTTATTGTGTagtaaaattgaaaatgaaataccCGTTTAATACCCGGAACCGGTGGGTATCCCACTGTTTAATAGGGTCCGGTTCTGGACCAACTAATTTAGGAATCGGACCCGGAACCGGAAAAAAtaatagggtccggttccgggtaataTGATACTCGGGAGAAACCGGACCCGTTGACAACCCTAGTTATAtgtatatttttcatgttttaaataacttttggactaaattgtacctagttaaatgggtgtggactaactagtatatttgatGAGGTTTTGGACTAAATCGTATTTTTTCCATCGGACTTGGCctaaactgctgctgctgctagaaAAGGCCAGACGCCTTGTACAAGTAgctaggggtgagcataaaaaccggaaccgcggatttgacccgtatccgtccgcaaaattgcggatttcacccaaaccgcaagacgtatgggccggacacggatgggattctcaaatccgcacgttttagcggtttgggtgcggttgaatattgaaaaccgcggattcaaCCGCACCGCATCTGACTCTTCTACATTAGCTATAAGCCACTAAGCCCAGCTAATTGAATGTGATGGTCACTAAGCCCAGCTAATTGCAATAGCTTATCCAGGACCTGTTTTTGATGTCAAGTAAGCCCAGCTAATTGTTTGCTTATTCAGGACCTTTCCAACAACTTACTTGCGAGTCAGAGAGAGTTGGGCCTCATGCCAAAGACAtgcccaaatttttttttttttttatccctaatccgcggttaatccgcaaccggaccgcacaatccgcggatccgcggatgtaaaatccgcgggtgattgggccggtcacggtttgatttttcaaatccgcagttttgacggtttggttgcgggtgacccctaatccgcaaccgtccgtccgttgcacacccctacaaGTAGCAAATATGAAGCACCACAGTAGGCCCACTGAAAAAACTTGGCTTCTTATTCAACTCCCATCCAAAACAGGTCTAAAGCAGACACGACGCACGTGCGTATTCTTCCTAGGGATTCGAGCGTGCTAGGTTGTATAATCATTAATTGTAATGTATTGATAATGCTAAAAGCTGCGTCTGTATGAGCGCCGTCTCTGAGTCTTATTATTTTTCTCACTTGGCAGACTTCTTTTCTGAGATCTTCTTCTGTGAATCGAGTAAATTTCTTAAAACACGTTATTGGCCATGGAATCGAGACCAAAAATGGATTGGTTAGGAAACATCATTTCAGATGACGAAAGGTGATACACAAAACCTAACTGAATAATCATTAATCATGGCTTTGTTTTCAATAATCATGTCTCAATGTTTACAATTATTTTATCGGGTTTCTTCATTCTATCCAGATTCCATGTTTGTAATGCTTTACAATTGTTTTAGGTCTTTTTCATtctagggttttcaatttttcaataatCATGGCCATGTAATGTTTGATCTCAATTTCATGTCTCAATGTTTCAGATTCCATGTTCTTTTCattctagggttttgaattgtTCAATAATCCATGGTTTCTGTTTCAATTTCATCTCTCAAAATGTTGTTTCATATTATATTATACTGTAATTGATTCTCATGATGATTATATGTTTGCTTCCCTCATAGTCTCATCTCTTTTTGATATGGGATGCTATTTACCTCTCTTTACCATTTGTTAATGTTAACTGTGTTTTTTCCCTTTAACAGTTCTCTTCCtgcagaggaggagaagaaggaggaggacgGCGATAGATATGAATTATTGGGAGAGAACTTTGAAACCTTCCGCAAGCGTTTGAAATTTTTGAATCGGTACCGTCCAGACCTCCtgtaccaggagattttcaggtCTAAGAACCCTGACAAGTATACCAAGGAGTTGAGGAAGCAACATCAGGCTAAACTTTCACGCACATTACACAGACGTACTTATGAGAGGCTGGGTGTCAAAAAGCGTTTATACGACGTTAAGATGTACGAAGAACTCTCCCGAAAAGGAGCCGAAACCACTTCGGATTCGCTTGAACTATTAAAAGGAAAACTCCCCCGTGTACGGTTATCTAATTTGTCAATCTATCCAGCAGTGGTGACAGGAACCCGTAGAGAGATGATTGGCACCCTTGAAGCATATTTGAACGGTTTCCGTTTTTCACCTTTCCAGATAGATATCATGTACAGTAATGTAAAACATGCTTTCTTTCAAGATGGAGAAGAAAATAAAGCTGGAGATGAGACCATATCCCCGCTCTTGCACTTGCACTTGCACAACCCAATCAAGGTGGGGACCAAGATGGTAAACGATATCCAGTTCCGTATGGTGCATACCTCGAGGGAAATGAAGAGATCTGCTCATTGTTCATGTAAGTTTGAGTATCTTAATCGAGTTATGGGCAACTTTCTCGCTGAAGTTGATTGTATTTGGAGACAGTTTCCTTACCTTTCATGGACAGAGGTCCATAGGGTGCATGGATTTAAGGGGGAACTTCCCCTGAAAGAACCGCGTGTATTTTGCCTGACTGGATATTGCGTAGTTGATCTCGTAAAAGCACCTTTCCTTATTGTCACACTAAAAGAGGTCGAGATTGCTAGTTTGGTGCTAGTTAAACCTGAGATGACGGTGTTTAACGTGACATTCGTGTTCAAGGACTTCGAGCTCGATGTGCTTCAGATATACTCAATTCCTGGAGTGAAACTCGATCGCATCAAACAGTTGCTTGATATCAGACATGTCAAGTACTACGAGAACGATAATCTAGATTGGAGTACTGCACAGTGGAAGTCCAAGTTGGAGACAATAAGACTTCACCCGAAGACGTTCATGGAGGAGGGCGGATGGGATAAGTTCAACTCAGAGGAGACTGCTGCTGTTTACTCCGACAGCTCAGCAGCGAGTATTGAGAATTACTCCTCAGGGCTGGATTACGACTCTGACGAGCAATCATCTCATAGAGATCAGAAGTTGGAGCCACCTGCAGAATTGAAAGAGCAGAATACTTACTACGCCAATGACACACCTGGTCAAGTGTCTAGTTCTGGCCGTAAGAAGAGAGAAAAGAATAAAATGCCTTCAACTCGGGTATACTTACTACGCAGACGTGGTGGTGTCGGGATTGTAAAGAGTAGAGTTTGATTGCGAAGTTGGTGAGTTAATATCTTTATCTTtcttaatgttttataaaattgACACTTTCGCTAAGAACGTTTTTGTTTGTTGACTCGGAGAAAAACATTGATTTCAAGAATTTAAACTGTGTAGGCTGTTTTAATTCGAACGAGAGGGATTTCTTAGAGAAAATGGTAGCTGTTAGGATATAAAGAATTTCTGACTTGCAGTATTTATTTAAGATTTGGCATGGCTTTTTATGACTAAATAGTAAATATCTAGTCCTGACTCGGTGTCCGATACTAGTTCTATGAAAACCAATTATCATTATCAAGTAAATTTGTCCTTCTCATATGTTATGCTTTTGTATGCATTCTTTTCAGACTATCCGGATTTGGTCtaattctttttgatttttcagGTACAAAGGACTTTGAAGTCCTTCAATGGTGTTGGTGCTGAATCTGTAGCTGCAGGGTCCCAAGTCCTTCAGGCAGCGCTTTTTCCCTTTTGGTGTTCTCAGTCACAGCCATGTGATGTTCTTTTGGTTTCTGACTGTCAAGTTGGAGTTAAATTTATTACTAGGGTTTCTTTCTATATTGGAAGCATGCTCTTAGTCATCTTAACAGCTATGCTGATAAGATGGTTGCTTTTGCTAGGTAGGTTGCAGTCTGTATAATCATCCTACTCACCAGTGTCCTCTTTTTTTGTTGCTGATGTAAGGCTAGGCGATCTTAAAACGTATAGTATGAAACTTAGTCTGCTTAATTAATTGAAGTTTCTTTTATCAACAAAATAGGTTATATGTTCAGAGGGCACTTTTTATCACTTTTCTTGCAGCATTTAGAATGGTGACAGAGTTCTCCATCGACGCAGTGTACCCTTGTAGTAAGATTTTTGTCAAGGTATTCGTTAATAGCTAAATGGATATTGTTTTAGTAAAAAGCAACCTCATATGAAGCTAGTATACGTGTCTTCCGCTtctactttgtttttttttttgcttctatgTTATTTTTCAATGTAGCAACAAATGTGTCTGTTGTTTGAAAAGGATTTTTGTCTCTGATCGTAGTGTATTTGTTTTGGTTCACGTTTTGACCTGCTAAAAGTTTTTTCAGGCCAAAACTTATGTTTTGTAATTAGTGATATTTGTCTGTATGGAAAATGCATTTTAAGGATATTagaggatggaattatttggatgCCTAAGAGCTAGCAGTATGGTGCTagctatcccttccctatccctcaaatgtagggaagggatggcaCTTGAAAGGCAGTCTTGCTATGGTGCCCtctcatcccttccctacatgagACGCATACTCAGTACCCGTATGAATAGTGTCATACGCGTACCCAGTATCCGTATAAATCAACTCGTTGACTTGACCAAAAAACGAGTACTCAGTACGCGTTCCATAGGTTTAAGAACACAGTACTTGGTTCAGTCGactatttgttcttcttctcttcctttcaTCCTCTCAAAACCCCTCTTACCCCCTTTCGATTTTCATGTTGATTCATTGCGATTCGATTGCTTAGATTAAAAGGGTTTGATGGTTACTACAAGGTGAAGCAAATACATTCTTCAATTTCGAAtttcatccaaaaaatcatctaaaggtGAGTGATTCTAATGTTGGGGTttcaaattaattttattttgattttaattttgatgAAATTCTTGATATTAGGTTGGTTGGGTATGTAGTATGCAATTCAATAACGTTATTGAAACATATATTTAGTGAAAAATCCATGATTATTTGTTGTGTGTCTTGATTTATGTTGAATGAAATGAATTAAACTACCATCTCAATGTAGACTTATATTTATGTATGGTATACACAAATTGATAGTGTTATTTTTGTGTGTTAAGGTGCATAATGAGTCTAATGCGTTCTTATGTGAGAGCTAAATATGGAATCTATTTGGATACCTCTAGtgatagtgatgaagaagagaaagttttgctaatgtttaCACAACTATATTTGGATGAACGATTACGTATTGTTAGACAACCTATACCAAAGGAGGTAAAACACGTAGTGTAATAACGCGTGATCGAGTGTGGCATGATGCCAAACtgatgaatgattattttacgCCTGGAACCGGTTATACCTTTAGACAATTCAAATAACGTCTAGGCATGAGTGAAGACTTATTTGAGAAATTGTTAGGAAAATTGCTTGAAGTGGACCCGGAATGGCATCAACGCCTGGATGCAACCGGTACTATGGAGCATTCTCCGCATATGAAATTAGTTGCGgtgatgaaatgtttatgcaaaaGTACGCCAACTGATAGTGTTGATGATTACACTCGTATGGGTGCTACCACAACATGCAAGTATCTAAAAGATTTTGCTACACCGTTTGCATGACTTTTGGAGCAAGATATTTGCATGAACCCACTCCTGAAGATGTTCAGAGGTTGCTAGCTGAGAATGCCGACCGAGGTTTTCCTGGAATGCTTGgtagtgttgattgtatgcagTGGCCATGGAAGAATTGTCCGGTAGCTTGGTAAGGAACTTACCGGTGTAAAGATAAAGAGAGTAGTTTGGTATTAGAGGCGGTGGCATCATATGATTTGTGGTTTTGGCATGCCTTTTTTGGAATGCCTGGATCAAACAACGATTTGAATGTGTTGGCACACTCACCCCTTTTTGATAACATACTAAAGGGTGTAGCACCTCCATGCAATTATGTCATCAACGGTCACCAATACAATATGGGTTACTTCTTAGCCGATGGTATCTATCCAAAGTTGACTACAATTGTACATGCTTTTTCTCAGACATTGGACATTCCCTACTTTGTTAGGTTCAACAAGTATCAAATGGataaaagaaaggatgtcgagcGTGCTTTTGGAGTGCTTCAGGTTAAATTCAGAATTGTCGGATCTCCCATAAGTTTTGGCACCAATCTGACTTGAATCTAATTATGAAATGTCTTATTTTACACGACATCATTATCGAGCATGAGCGTCGGGATAGGGATTGGGGCAGGGTTGTTCCTGTTCCACTTCCGGAACCTACTGTTAATGGTCGTGTATTTATGTCATCTCTGAAAAACCTAGAACTGCATCTACAACTAAGAAATGATCTTGTCAAGCACATTGCTGCGCGTCCTGGTAGATGAGGCGCGGTAGGGGACTTGTCTAGTTTGGAGGGTTCAGATATGGAATCGTGGCACTTCCATCGTCAGAAGGAAATTATGGTGATACAGACTTAGACGAAGAAATAGTCCCAGTTCAAACCGAGGATGGAGCATTTGATTATTATGGGGATTATAATGATCAAGTTCCAGACGACTTTG comes from Papaver somniferum cultivar HN1 chromosome 7, ASM357369v1, whole genome shotgun sequence and encodes:
- the LOC113300296 gene encoding FACT complex subunit SPT16-like; protein product: MESRPKMDWLGNIISDDESSLPAEEEKKEEDGDRYELLGENFETFRKRLKFLNRYRPDLLYQEIFRSKNPDKYTKELRKQHQAKLSRTLHRRTYERLGVKKRLYDVKMYEELSRKGAETTSDSLELLKGKLPRVRLSNLSIYPAVVTGTRREMIGTLEAYLNGFRFSPFQIDIMYSNVKHAFFQDGEENKAGDETISPLLHLHLHNPIKVGTKMVNDIQFRMVHTSREMKRSAHCSCKFEYLNRVMGNFLAEVDCIWRQFPYLSWTEVHRVHGFKGELPLKEPRVFCLTGYCVVDLVKAPFLIVTLKEVEIASLVLVKPEMTVFNVTFVFKDFELDVLQIYSIPGVKLDRIKQLLDIRHVKYYENDNLDWSTAQWKSKLETIRLHPKTFMEEGGWDKFNSEETAAVYSDSSAASIENYSSGLDYDSDEQSSHRDQKLEPPAELKEQNTYYANDTPGQVSSSGRKKREKNKMPSTRVYLLRRRGGVGIVKSRV